The Zootoca vivipara chromosome 5, rZooViv1.1, whole genome shotgun sequence genome includes the window CATTTCCCCAAAACACTAGAGAGTGGCACCATCAAGCATATCTACCCTGTAAAGGCCAAATCATAAAGATGATAGCAACAGATATCAAGGTAAAGACTGTATTTCCCCTACCTCTAAATGCTACACCAGTTCAGTTGTTGCCATCCCCTTGCGGTGCCTAGCACCATGAGCCTAGTTGCTCCCTGACGTAAAGATGCTCTGAGCTGGAGAGTGCAAGTTCTGGCATTGTTTGGGGACAGGTACTTACTAGTCTTAGTGTTATAAAAGGCAAAATTCCTGGAGATTAGTGGTTGCTGTTCATCTTCTTCATTCTCTTCCAGAGCTCTGCCTCCCACCACCACTAGCACCTCCTCAAGCTTTTGTGGCAGGGCCTTCAGTCTCTGCTGGACAAATGGCCTGTTCTCCAActtagaaaaggggggggggagaaaaaccaaTGATTCTGGAAGCCCAAcacctctcccctttctccagcACTTTATACAATGACCTTGTATGATGTAATTCAGTAAAGCAAAATTCTCCAATAAAGCTCTGGGATATTTCACTGCAAATGCTAGACCATGGCAAGGACTTCTAGCTGCTTTCCTCACGGGAAAGCCACTTCCCACTGTCTTTTAGACTAATTTGGATGCACTGATTTAGGCACCTTAAAAGTTCTTCTTAAAAAATAAGGGCTAGAACTGACCTTTAACATGTGTTTCTCTGGAATTGTGATCACTTTAAATTTGGGCTTTGGGGCACACATCCCTTCATTAATTCAGATAGGCCCATCTAAATAAACTATCCCTTTTGGTAATGATCCAATTATAAGTGTCTTTGGGAAAGACATAACCATAATCCATGTACACCAAGTCAATCATTGCTTATCACAATGGCATCTCTAGGAaaactgcatgcacacacacccttgctcCTCCTGAGTCAATGGACTTAGTGGTGGATGGGCGggcgggtggggagaggagaagaaagaggggaacTAGTGGGGAAAGGTCAGGAACTCTTCCACTGCCAATCAAAAGTGACAGTTCATAGCTAATTAAGAAATGAAAGCTTATCTTGAACAATAAGTTGGCATACCAAGATGAACAGTCACAGATTCTAGGCACTCCAGTTAAGGACACCTATAGCTATTGGATCACAGCACCCCTTTTCTAGCTTTGGGGCTGAAACTGGCACTTATTCAGGGTACTGTGGTGCCTCCAAAAACTGACCGTGCTACGATGTCTAGTGATGATGGTCTTGCAAGCCTCTGATTCTTGAATCAGTGGTTCTGATGACAAGAGGTTCTGCAGGTACTGATCTGGCAATGACACCAGATGCACTAGATCAAGGAGTTCTGGAAGGTGAATGGCTCTAGCAGACTTTTCATACTTCACCCACTTCAGCACAGCCTTAACTAGACTCTGCTCTTCTTGTACTTGGAGCAAGTTGTTGGACAGGTAGATAACCAGCCTCTCTTTGGATAGCTGCAGGAACTCCTCTTGTTGAGACACAAGTTCAAAATTCTCCTGCAGAAATGACCAGGCCTTGGATGACACTTCTGGGCAGCCATGCAGCTCCCCAAATTCACAAATGCCCAAACAGTTGGTTGCATCCATCTGCTGCCTCAGGTACCGACTGCAGACTTTCCGGAGGACGGGGAAGTGGAGTTGGTTGGATGTCCGAATTAAGGCTTCCACATTACCTTGGTTGATGGTCACCTTCCCTGTGTAAGCAAAGTCAATCAAGGTCTCCATAATGGCTGGATCCACCTCTTTGATCTCTACACGAGCTGAAATGCTTTCCAAGAAGTCACCAGCAAACATGGCATTGAAATAGTGGCTGCAGAGGGCCAGGATACTGCGGTGGCAGGGGAATTCATGCCCCTCAACTACCAAGGTGACATCGGAGAGTTTTGGATTGGAGCGAAGGGTCTGAAGTCCTTCCAGAATAGACTGGGGGTGGGATGGAAGGCAAAAATCGAAGTCATCAATGTTCCTCACCATGCTGGTGCTCCTCTCCTGTCGTGGGAAATGCCCTTAGATGACTTAAATGGAAAACAAACTTTCCCTAGTCCTAAtcagaaagcaaagaagaagcaaaTAAGTTTTGTGCTTCAAATGGGAAATATTTTTTCCTCAACTATGACTTGAAGAGAAATCTCCTTAGGGACATTTTTGGATCAATGGAACTCCTTGAA containing:
- the KLHL30 gene encoding kelch-like protein 30 isoform X2, with product MVRNIDDFDFCLPSHPQSILEGLQTLRSNPKLSDVTLVVEGHEFPCHRSILALCSHYFNAMFAGDFLESISARVEIKEVDPAIMETLIDFAYTGKVTINQGNVEALIRTSNQLHFPVLRKVCSRYLRQQMDATNCLGICEFGELHGCPEVSSKAWSFLQENFELVSQQEEFLQLSKERLVIYLSNNLLQVQEEQSLVKAVLKWVKYEKSARAIHLPELLDLVHLVSLPDQYLQNLLSSEPLIQESEACKTIITRHRSTLENRPFVQQRLKALPQKLEEVLVVVGGRALEENEEDEQQPLISRNFAFYNTKTKRWNALPDFPDYNKWGFSVIALNNDVYVTGGSRGSRNDTWSTTQSWCFCLKDGAWKPIAPMLKPRTNHASAVLNGEIYAIGGTAVDVVEVECYDPYNDSWCFVSPALKYVSNFTIAGCLGKLYLIGSCAVKYNALTLQCYNPAIDVWSVIASPFIPKYLSAPRCASLHGAIYLIGDNTKKVYVYDPDANIWQKVQQLHTLHENGGMVPLGGKLFVTGGYWKGMDGDYQVEMEIYDCAKDVWRREGSLPCLWLYHSSSSIFMDTSRWREPFLGDHL